From the genome of uncultured Fibrobacter sp., one region includes:
- a CDS encoding efflux RND transporter permease subunit, whose product MSVANLSVRRPVLMTVMALVIILLGAFGASNLGVREYPNVDYPLIQVRTSYPGANAAVVEAEVTEILEASINSASGIKALTSTSRDGFSFINIEFETGMDLEAAANEIRDRVSRVRRRLPDDVDEPTVYKSDSDNDPILMVSLVSDKLDPMEVSEIANNFVKERLQTINGVSEVAIWGEKRPTVRLWIDPVRLQALGVSGAEMSAALKKGNLELPSGSIEGSETTLSIRTLGRILDPKSFENIAVKTAADGTVIRISDVADIHYEPKDTRTGFRRNGKNSITLALMAQPGSNHVEIANEFYKRVEDIRREIPEGVQVLYGRDTSINIRASIKEVVQTIFIAFLLVIAIIFAFLRQARTTLIPMVVVPVAVIGSFFVLYLCGFSINVLTLLAMVLAIGLVVDDAIVIVENIYHKIEKGMTPKQAAVAGTNEIFFAVIATSVVLMAVFVPVLALGGTTGLLFREFVAVMIGTVFLSTLCALTLSPMLCSKFLSRQKQGWFYRITEPFFDWINRVYAVLLGLFLKLRFLLFPIVAGLLAAAYFCFNNMSSEMAPTEDSNAVMVNMNMPEGVTLTRTKRMADAFAEEVIALMDTNEYSEIQAGAWNAGNSRMRIFLNDDKKARRPQSEIARAIQVLGNEYPDLRVMVFEPQSISTQRGGLPVQFVLQAPNIEILRTLVPKFEEEASKSPVFSVVNTNLRFTKPELHIEILRDKANEEGVSVNDIAQAVQLAISDQSYGEFYKDGRQYDIIGAVGYQYRSMPENISMLTVKNGKGELVSLDNFITFSEQSASPSLPRFNRFSAATIQAGLVPGKTIGDGVEEMRRIAKHLLKDYPNVSTALSGSSKEFEESSSGLYIVFLLALALVFLVLAGQFESFRAPFVIFFTVPLALAGALAFLFITGQTLNIFSEIALILLIALVTKNGILIVEFANQIAANTGCSKLEAARQAAERRFRPILMTSLSTVLGAVPLIMTGTPSRIAMGIAIAGGLTFATFLSLFIVPAAYSFFAGKVESTNTIDASKMA is encoded by the coding sequence ATGAGTGTAGCGAACCTATCCGTACGTCGTCCGGTGCTCATGACGGTGATGGCGCTTGTCATCATCTTGCTCGGTGCTTTTGGCGCTTCCAACTTGGGCGTGCGTGAATATCCGAACGTGGACTACCCGCTTATCCAGGTGCGTACATCTTACCCCGGTGCGAACGCCGCGGTGGTGGAAGCCGAAGTGACCGAAATTTTGGAAGCGTCCATCAACAGTGCTTCCGGTATCAAGGCGCTGACGTCTACGAGCCGAGATGGTTTCTCCTTCATCAACATTGAATTCGAAACCGGCATGGATTTGGAAGCGGCCGCGAACGAAATCCGCGACCGCGTGAGCCGTGTGCGTCGTAGGCTCCCTGACGATGTGGACGAACCGACGGTTTACAAGTCCGATAGCGACAACGACCCGATTTTGATGGTGAGTCTCGTGAGCGACAAGCTCGACCCGATGGAAGTTTCGGAAATCGCGAACAATTTTGTGAAGGAACGCCTGCAGACAATCAATGGCGTGTCCGAAGTCGCCATTTGGGGTGAAAAGCGCCCGACGGTTCGCCTTTGGATTGATCCGGTGCGCTTGCAGGCGTTGGGTGTTTCTGGTGCCGAGATGTCGGCTGCCCTTAAGAAGGGCAACCTGGAACTGCCCTCCGGTTCTATCGAAGGGAGCGAGACGACGCTTTCTATCCGTACGCTGGGTCGCATTTTGGACCCGAAATCATTCGAAAACATTGCAGTAAAGACGGCTGCCGATGGTACGGTCATTCGCATTTCGGATGTAGCCGACATCCATTACGAACCGAAGGATACGCGCACGGGCTTTAGGCGCAATGGCAAGAACTCCATCACGCTCGCATTGATGGCGCAGCCCGGTTCTAACCATGTGGAAATCGCCAACGAATTTTACAAGCGCGTGGAAGATATCCGCCGCGAAATACCCGAAGGCGTGCAAGTCCTCTATGGCCGCGATACCTCGATTAACATCCGCGCATCCATCAAGGAAGTGGTGCAGACCATCTTCATCGCGTTCTTGTTGGTGATTGCGATTATCTTCGCGTTCCTGCGTCAGGCGCGTACGACGCTCATTCCGATGGTGGTGGTGCCGGTCGCCGTTATCGGTAGCTTCTTTGTGCTTTACTTGTGCGGGTTCAGTATCAACGTGTTGACCTTGCTTGCGATGGTGCTGGCGATTGGCCTTGTCGTGGACGATGCCATCGTGATTGTGGAGAACATCTACCACAAGATTGAAAAAGGCATGACGCCCAAGCAGGCGGCTGTGGCGGGTACAAACGAAATCTTCTTTGCCGTGATTGCGACTTCGGTGGTGTTGATGGCTGTGTTCGTGCCGGTGCTGGCCCTTGGCGGTACCACGGGCCTCCTGTTCCGCGAGTTCGTAGCGGTGATGATCGGGACGGTATTCCTTTCGACATTGTGCGCACTCACGCTTTCGCCGATGCTCTGCTCCAAGTTCCTCAGCCGCCAGAAGCAAGGCTGGTTCTACCGCATCACCGAACCGTTCTTTGACTGGATTAACCGCGTTTACGCAGTGCTTCTCGGATTGTTCCTCAAGTTACGCTTCTTGCTTTTCCCGATTGTGGCGGGCCTCCTCGCTGCGGCGTATTTCTGCTTCAACAACATGAGTAGCGAAATGGCCCCGACCGAAGACTCCAATGCGGTCATGGTGAACATGAACATGCCCGAGGGCGTGACGCTGACGCGCACCAAGCGCATGGCCGATGCCTTTGCCGAAGAAGTCATTGCGCTCATGGATACCAACGAGTATTCCGAAATCCAGGCAGGTGCGTGGAATGCGGGCAACTCGAGAATGCGGATCTTCTTGAACGACGACAAGAAGGCGCGTCGCCCGCAGAGCGAGATTGCACGCGCCATTCAGGTGCTCGGTAACGAATACCCTGACTTGCGCGTGATGGTGTTTGAACCGCAGAGCATCAGTACGCAGCGCGGCGGCCTTCCGGTGCAGTTCGTGCTGCAGGCTCCGAACATCGAAATCTTGCGTACGCTCGTGCCCAAGTTCGAAGAAGAGGCGAGCAAGAGCCCTGTGTTCAGTGTGGTGAACACGAACCTGCGCTTTACCAAGCCGGAACTGCATATCGAGATTTTACGCGACAAGGCGAACGAAGAAGGCGTGTCGGTGAACGACATTGCCCAGGCGGTGCAGCTTGCGATTAGCGACCAGAGTTACGGCGAGTTCTACAAGGACGGCCGCCAGTACGATATCATCGGCGCGGTGGGTTACCAGTACCGTAGCATGCCCGAGAACATCTCGATGCTTACCGTGAAGAACGGTAAGGGCGAACTTGTGAGCCTCGATAACTTCATCACGTTTAGCGAACAGTCCGCATCGCCGTCGCTCCCGCGTTTCAATCGATTCTCCGCGGCGACCATCCAGGCGGGCCTTGTGCCGGGCAAGACGATTGGCGACGGCGTCGAAGAAATGCGCCGTATTGCAAAGCACTTGTTGAAGGATTACCCGAACGTGAGTACGGCGTTGAGCGGGTCTTCGAAGGAATTCGAGGAAAGCTCCAGCGGCCTCTACATCGTGTTCCTCCTGGCGCTGGCACTTGTGTTCCTCGTGCTTGCCGGGCAGTTCGAAAGTTTCCGTGCACCATTCGTCATCTTCTTTACGGTGCCGCTCGCCTTGGCAGGTGCGCTTGCCTTCTTGTTCATTACCGGGCAGACACTCAATATTTTCAGCGAAATTGCGCTGATTCTCTTGATTGCGCTTGTGACGAAGAACGGTATCTTGATTGTGGAATTTGCAAACCAGATTGCAGCGAACACAGGCTGCAGCAAGCTGGAGGCGGCTC